Genomic window (Anopheles funestus chromosome X unlocalized genomic scaffold, idAnoFuneDA-416_04 X_unloc_119, whole genome shotgun sequence):
ttggtagctaatgaccagatctatccaaatatgtgctacaattgaagatccattggaaactgaccgagttataagcatccaaagtggcaaaatgaggaatttttttaaaaaattgagaaaatgttaagtctttgtacctcaaataactttttccacagacaacttagcacatcggcgtagaataacttttggtagctaatgaccagatctatccaaatatgtgctacaattgaagatccattggaaactgaccgagttataagcatccaaagtggcaaaatgaggaatttttttggaaaaattgagaaaatgttaagtctttgtacctcgaataactttttccacagacaacttagcacatcggcgtagaataacttttggtagctaatgaccagatctatccaaatatgtgctacaattgaagatccattggaaactgaccgagttataagcatccaaagtggcaaaatgaggaattttttaggaaaaattgagaaaatgttaagtctttgtacctcaaataactttttccacagacaacttagcacatcggcgtagaataacttttagtagctaatgaccagatctatccaaatatgtgctacaattgaagatccattggaaactgaccgagttataagcatccaaagtggcaaaatgaggaattttttggaaaagttgagaaaatgttaagtctttgtacctcgaataactttttccacagacaacttagcacatcggcgtagaataacttttggtagctaatgaccagatctatctaaatatgtgctacaattgaagatccattggaaactgaccgagttataagcatccaaagtggcaaaatgaggaatttttttggaaaagttgagaaaatgttaagtctttgtacctcgaataactttttccacagacaacttagcacatcggcgtagaataacttttaggtagctaatgaccagatctatccaaatatgtgctacaattgaagatccattggaaactgaccgagttataagcatccaaagtggcaaaatgaggaattttttggaaaagttgagaaaatgttaagtctttgtacctcgaataactttttccacagacaacttagcacatcggcgtagaataacttttggtagctaatgaccagatctatctaaatatgtgctacaattgaagatccattggaaactgaccgagttataagcatccaaagtggcaaaatgaggaatttttttggaaaagttgagaaaatgttaagtctttgtacctcgaataactttttccacagacaacttagcacatcggcgtagaataacttttggtagctaatgaccagatctatccaaatatgtgctacaattgaagatccattggaaactgaccgagttataagcatccaaagtggcaaaatgaggaatttttttggaaaagttgagaaaatgttaagtctttgtacctcgaataactttttccacagacaacttagcacatcggcgtagaataacttttggtagctaatgatcagatctatccaaatatgtgctacaattgaagatccattggaaactgaccgagttataagcatccaaagtggcaaaatgaggaatttttttggaaaagttgagaaaatgttaagtctttgtacctcgaataactttttccacagacaacttagcacatcggcgtagaataacttttaggtagctaatgaccagatctatccaaatatgtgctacaattgaagatccattggaaactgaccgagttataagcatccaaagtggcaaaatgaggaattttttggaaaagttgagaaaatgttaagtctttgtacctcgaataactttttccacagacaacttagcacatcggcgtagaataacttttggtagctaatgaccagatctatctaaatatgtgctacaattgaagatccattggaaactgaccgagttataagcatccaaagtggcaaaatgaggaatttttttggaaaagttgagaaaatgttaagtctttgtacctcgaataactttttccacagacaacttagcacatcggcgtagaataacttttaggtagctaatgaccagatctatccaaatatgtgctacaattgaagatccattggaaactgaccgagttataagcatccaaagtggcaaaatgaggaatttttttggaaaagttgagaaaatgttaagtctttgtacctcgaataactttttccacagacaacttagcacatcggcgtagaataacttttggtagctaatgatcagatctatccaaatatgtgctacaattgaagatccattggaaactgaccgagttataagcatccaaagtggcaaaatgaggaatttttttggaaaagttgagaaaatgttaagtctttgtacctcgaataactttttccacagacaacttagcacatcagcgtagaataacttttggtagctaatgaccagatctatccaaatatgtgctacaattgaagatccattggaaactgaccgagttataagcatccaaagtggcaaaatgaggaatttttttggaaaaattgagaaaatgttaagtctttgtacctcgaataactttttccacagacaacttagcacatcggcgtagaataacttttggtagctaatgaccagatctatccaaatatgtgctacaattgaagatccattggaaactgaccgagttataagcatccaaagtggcaaaatgaggaattttttaggaaaaattgagaaaatgttaagtctttgtacctcaaataactttttccacagacaacttagcacatcggcgtagaataacttttggtagctaatgatcagatctatccaaatatgtgctacaattgaagatccattggaaactgaccgagttataagcatccaaagtggcaaaatgaggaattttttaggaaaattgagaaaatgttaagtctttgtacctcaaataactttttccacagacaacttagcacatcggcgtagaataacttttagtagctaatgaccagatctatccaaatatgtgctacaattgaagatccattggaaactgaccgagttataagcatccaaagtggcaaaatgaggaatttttttggaaaaattgagaaaatgttaagtctttgtacctcgaataactttttccacagacaacttagcacatcggcgtagaataacttttggtagctaatgaccagatctatccaaatatgtgctacaattgaagatccattggaaactgaccgagttataagcatccaaagtggcaaaatgaggaattttttaggaaaaattgagaaaatgttaagtctttgtacctcaaataactttttccacagacaacttagcacatcggcgtagaataacttttagtagctaatgaccagatctatccaaatatgtgctacaattgaagatccattggaaactgaccgagttataagcatccaaagtggcaaaatgaggaattttttttggaaaagttgagaaaatgttaagtctttgtacctcgaataactttttccacagacaacttagcacatcggcgtagaataacttttagtagctaatgaccagatctatccaaatatgtgctacaattgaagatccattggaaactgaccgagttataagcatccaaagtggcaaaatgaggaatttttttggaaaagttgagaaaatgttaagtctttgtacctcgaataactttttccacagacaacttagcacatcggcgtagaataacttttggtagctaatgaccagatctatccaaatatgtgctacaattgaagatccattggaaactgaccgagttataaggatccaaagtggcaaaatgaggaattttttggaaaagttgagaaaatgttaagtctttgtaccttgaataactttttccacagacaacttagcacatcggcgtagaataacttttggtagctaatgaccagatctatccaaatatgtgctacaattgaagatccattggaaactgaccgagttataaggatccaaagtggcaaaatgggtaaaattttacggggcaaagccaagggtaattttttttatccctctaataacttctagcacagacattgaatcgctttgtgatgtacggatgaaatgtagcaaacagttggaactacccataaaatcttaaagatagacgatccaatgtatagaaccggagtaatgtgcgatacatggtgaaaaatcgagtgaaaaattaactataaactgtttttcctcaataactcgaatactagacgtcggaggggggtgccgtagaacaattttttgtagcccttgaaattacctttcgaatgatatatagtggttttttggtcaaaaagtgaccccgagactagtaaccctccatacacaaaaccgcctaaaaagttttggttttgcaaaattttgaaaagtgcgtcaaaaaaatttcttcaaaaagtaccaaatcgtgatcagaactcactatagaccataaaaagtgaaatccgatgatcatttgcaacacttggtcaatcgagaaaaatttcacttttttactagagtcgggtaccctgaacgaaaaatcgcttaagttgcggtttttggctaataactcgaatactaggcgtcggaggggggtgccgtagaacaatttttggtagcccttgaaattatctatcgaatgacatatacttgattttttgaccaaaaagttcctagactagtaaaaatcgcatcattttactagagtcgggtaccctgtacgaaaaaccgctatagttgcggtttttggccaataactcgaatactagacgtcggaggggggtgccgtagaacaattttttgtagcccttgaaattacctttcgaatgatatatagtggttttttggtcaaacagtgaccccgagactagtaaccctccatacacaaaaccgcctaaaaagttttggttttgcaaaattttgaaaagtgcgtcaaaaaaattttttcaaaaagtaccaaatcgtgatcagaactcactatagaccataaaaagtgaaatccgatgatcatttgcaacacttggtcaatcgagaaaaatttcacttttttactagagtcgggtaccctgaacgaaaaatcgctcaagtgatggtttttggccaataactcgaatactagacgtcggaggggggtgccgtagaacaattttttgtagcccttgaaattacctttcgaatgatatatagtggttttttggtcaaaaagtgaccccgagactagtaaccctccatacacaaaaccgcctaaaaagttttggttttgcaaaattttgaaaagtgcgtcaaaaaaattttttcaaaaagtaccaaatcgtgatcagaactcactatagaccataaaaagtgaaatccgatgatcatttgcaacacttggtcaatcgagaaaaatttcacttttttactagagtcgggtaccctgaacgaaaaatcgctcaagtgatggtttttggccaataactcgaatactagacgtcggaggggggtgccgtagaacaatttttggtagcccttgaaattatctatcgaatgacatatacttgattttttgaccaaaaagttcctagactagtaaaaatcgcatcattttactagagtcgggtaccctgtacgaaaaaccgctatagttgcggtttttggccaataactcgaatactagacgtcggaggggggtgccgtagaacaattttttgtagcccttgaaattacctttcgaatgatatatagtggttttttggtcaaaaagtgaccccgagactagtaaccctccatacacaaaaccgcctaaaaagttttggttttgcaaaattttgaaaagtgcgtcaaaaaaattttttcaaaaagtaccaaatcgtgatcagaactcactatagaccataaaaagtgaaatccgatggtcatttgcaacacttggtcaatcgagaaaaatttcacttttttactagagtcgggtaccctgaacgaaaaatcgcttaagttgcggtttttggctaataactcgaatactaggcgtcgaagggggtgccgtagaacaatttttggtagcccttgaaattatctatcgaatgacatatacttgattttttgaccaaaaagttcctagactagtaaaaatcgcatcattttactagagtcgggtaccctgtacgaaaaaccgctatagttgcggtttttggccaataactcgaatactagacgtcggaggggggtgccgtagaacaattttttgtagcccttgaaattacctttcgaatgatatatagtggttttttggtcaaacagtgaccccgagactagtaaccctccatacacaaaaccgcctaaaaagttttggttttgcaaaattttgaaaagtgcgtcaaaaaatttttttcaaaaagtaccaaatcgtgatcagaactcactatagaccataaaaagtgaaatccgatggtcatttgcaacacttggtcaatcgagaaaaatttcacttttttactagagtcgggtaccctgaacgaaaaatcgctcaagtgatggtt
Coding sequences:
- the LOC125772823 gene encoding uncharacterized protein LOC125772823 isoform X4, translated to MLITRSVSNGSSIVAHIWIDLIISYQKLFYADVLSCLWKKLFEVQRLNIFSIFPKKFLILPLWMLITRSVSNGSSIVAHIWIDLVISYQKLFYADVLSCLWKKLFEVQRLNIFSIFPKKFLILPLWMLITRSVSNGSSIVAHIWIDLVISYQKLFYADVLSCLWKKLFEVQRLNIFSTFPKKFLILPLWMLITRSVSNGSSIVAHIWIDLIISYQKLFYADVLSCLWKKLFEVQRLNIFSIFLKKFLILPLWMLITRSVSNGSSIVAHIWKDLLISYQKLFYADVLSCLWKKLFEVQRLNIFSTFPKKFLILPLWMLITRSVSNGSSIVAHIWIDLVISYQKLFYADVLSCLWKKLFEVQRLNIFSIFLKKFLILPLWMLITRSVSNGSSIVAHIWKDLLISYQKLFYADVLSCLWKKLFEKVASNTLNGLYELPTFRLISRDSHFNFYF
- the LOC125772823 gene encoding uncharacterized protein LOC125772823 isoform X5, producing the protein MLITRSVSNGSSIVAHIWIDLIISYQKLFYADVLSCLWKKLFEVQRLNIFSIFPKKFLILPLWMLITRSVSNGSSIVAHIWIDLVISYQKLFYADVLSCLWKKLFEVQRLNIFSIFPKKFLILPLWMLITRSVSNGSSIVAHIWIDLVISYQKLFYADVLSCLWKKLFEVQRLNIFSTFPKKFLILPLWMLITRSVSNGSSIVAHIWIDLIISYQKLFYADVLSCLWKKLFEVQRLNIFSIFLKKFLILPLWMLITRSVSNGSSIVAHIWKDLLISYQKLFYADVLSCLWKKLFEVQRLNIFSTFPKKFLILPLWMLITRSVSNGSSIVAHIWIDLVISYQKLFYADVLSCLWKKLFEVQRLNIFSTFPKKIPHFATLDAYNSVSFQWIFNCSTYLDRSDH
- the LOC125772823 gene encoding uncharacterized protein LOC125772823 isoform X8; translation: MLITRSVSNGSSIVAHIWIDLIISYQKLFYADVLSCLWKKLFEVQRLNIFSIFPKKFLILPLWMLITRSVSNGSSIVAHIWIDLVISYQKLFYADVLSCLWKKLFEVQRLNIFSIFPKKFLILPLWMLITRSVSNGSSIVAHIWIDLVISYQKLFYADVLSCLWKKLFEVQRLNIFSTFPKKFLILPLWMLITRSVSNGSSIVAHIWIDLIISYQKLFYADVLSCLWKKLFEVQRLNIFSIFLKKFLILPLWMLITRSVSNGSSIVAHIWIDLVISYQKLFYADVLSCLWKKLFEVQRLNIFSTFPKKFLILPLWMLITRSVSNGSSIVAHI